One part of the Streptomyces sp. NBC_00286 genome encodes these proteins:
- a CDS encoding amino acid adenylation domain-containing protein, with protein MTERDHPSAESAALCVVLRNDEEQYAIWPADRRIPAGWYRIGGPESAASCGSLVDRLWTDMRPASARAERRPPEAGPSTVPELVRERARREPSALAVISDAGRLSYADLTGRADRLAHELRESGVGAESVVTVCLDRVPELVVALLAVLSSGGAFLPLDPATPRQRIAGLVAETGSRLIVSSREHAPMFAECEARIVHAGQPAPQAPPQDPRSAQSAPGPRPDDLAYVIYTSGSTGPPKGVMISHRSLAHSLTTVARAYELTPGDRVLHAAALGFDTSLEQIFATLISGATLVLAGTHSWAPTDLLHHLPEHGITVADLTPAYWHRIVSVQDRTESLASLRLVIVGGEIVTAKDCRAILHRIPGARFVNAYGLTETTITSTLCDLNEEVLAAPDTAVAPIGRPPEGNHVHVLDAELRQVPPGERGEIYIGGPGVARGIWRQPARTAQQFLPDPHGSAPGERMYRTGDLGRRRYDGNLEVLGRVDDQMKIRGFRVDPAEVEAALVALPEIGQAMVVARTRASGDRDLVAYFTPASPPAGGEAVLSARLRSALAEVLPGHMIPAAFHAVERLPVTPGGKLDRRAVPETATATPTAGADDRPVPQGMAQLWGQILDVDYVRPHDDFFELGGNSLLAMEMLARTRVVFGIGVTQIRDLTRSLLRYPTLAAFAESVRQARAGTLAHPDGGSVDFAAETDRRVPAVGRDAPAPDPRYPGDVLLTGATGFCGAYMIDELLRRTTGRILCLVRASDEQHGMERLRASHQRYVLSDLSSERVQPVVGDLGKPELGLSPSRFEELGSTIDAVYHFGGQVNFIYAYHDLRASNVDGTYEIIRLAARRAVPVHFTSSMAVLAGFGPAGVHEVTEETPLRFPEYLSVGYVETKWVAEALLQKASDAGLPVAVYRLMDITGRSGTGVMNTSSELAALFDFIARTGLCPDVPLPLDFLPADHLARAIGHISTRRPARGEVYHLTNPRPTLLSSLAERLRRQGHPVREIPYAEWIAALVKYAAGHPTDAITPFVPLFVDRCARADITVSEMYFQGVFTEFTRDNAERALVDAGIDIPPVDAEMMDRYIDFLQQADDARPVKSQEQGVARW; from the coding sequence GTGACGGAACGTGACCACCCGTCGGCAGAGTCGGCTGCGCTGTGCGTCGTACTGCGCAACGACGAGGAGCAGTACGCGATCTGGCCTGCCGATCGACGGATTCCGGCCGGGTGGTATCGGATCGGCGGACCGGAGTCCGCCGCGTCGTGCGGGAGCCTGGTCGACCGCCTGTGGACCGACATGCGGCCCGCGAGCGCCCGCGCCGAGCGGCGGCCCCCGGAAGCCGGGCCGAGCACCGTGCCCGAGCTGGTCCGGGAGCGGGCACGGCGTGAGCCGTCCGCTCTCGCGGTGATCTCGGACGCGGGCCGGCTCAGCTACGCCGACCTGACCGGCCGCGCCGACCGGCTTGCACACGAGCTGCGGGAGTCGGGCGTCGGCGCGGAGTCCGTGGTCACCGTGTGCCTCGACCGCGTGCCCGAGCTGGTCGTCGCGCTGCTGGCGGTACTGAGCTCCGGTGGCGCGTTCCTGCCCCTCGACCCGGCGACTCCACGGCAACGGATAGCCGGATTGGTCGCGGAGACCGGTTCACGCCTGATCGTCTCGAGCCGCGAGCACGCCCCGATGTTCGCCGAGTGCGAGGCGCGGATCGTCCATGCCGGGCAACCGGCCCCGCAGGCACCGCCGCAGGACCCCCGGTCGGCACAGTCGGCCCCCGGCCCCCGGCCGGACGACCTCGCCTACGTGATCTACACTTCCGGATCCACCGGACCTCCCAAGGGGGTGATGATCAGTCACCGGTCACTGGCACACTCCCTCACCACGGTGGCCCGGGCATACGAACTGACGCCCGGCGACCGGGTGCTGCACGCCGCGGCGCTCGGCTTCGACACCTCGCTGGAGCAGATCTTCGCCACCCTGATCAGCGGCGCGACACTCGTCCTCGCGGGAACACACTCGTGGGCACCCACCGACCTGCTGCACCATCTCCCGGAGCACGGGATCACTGTCGCCGACCTGACCCCCGCCTACTGGCATCGGATCGTGTCCGTCCAGGACCGCACCGAGAGCCTCGCATCGCTGAGGCTCGTCATCGTCGGCGGCGAGATCGTCACCGCGAAGGACTGCCGCGCCATTCTGCACCGGATCCCCGGCGCGCGGTTCGTCAACGCCTACGGACTCACCGAGACCACCATCACCTCCACGCTCTGCGACCTCAACGAGGAAGTGCTCGCCGCGCCGGACACCGCCGTCGCCCCGATCGGCAGGCCCCCGGAGGGCAATCACGTCCACGTGCTCGACGCCGAACTGCGCCAGGTGCCGCCCGGCGAGCGCGGCGAGATCTACATCGGCGGCCCGGGGGTGGCACGCGGTATCTGGCGACAACCCGCCCGGACCGCACAGCAGTTCCTGCCCGACCCGCACGGCTCGGCGCCGGGGGAGCGGATGTATCGCACCGGGGATCTGGGCCGCCGGCGCTACGACGGCAACCTGGAGGTCCTGGGCCGGGTCGACGACCAGATGAAGATCCGCGGGTTCCGTGTCGACCCGGCCGAAGTCGAGGCCGCCCTCGTCGCCCTTCCGGAGATCGGCCAGGCGATGGTGGTGGCCCGGACGCGCGCCAGTGGCGACCGGGACCTCGTCGCTTACTTCACGCCGGCCTCGCCACCGGCCGGCGGTGAGGCGGTGCTGAGCGCACGGCTGCGGTCGGCACTCGCAGAGGTCCTGCCGGGCCACATGATCCCGGCAGCCTTCCACGCGGTGGAGAGGCTGCCTGTCACGCCCGGTGGGAAGCTCGACCGCAGGGCGGTGCCGGAAACCGCGACCGCCACGCCGACGGCCGGCGCCGACGACCGTCCGGTGCCCCAGGGGATGGCCCAGTTGTGGGGCCAGATCCTGGATGTGGACTACGTTCGTCCGCACGACGACTTCTTCGAGCTGGGCGGCAACTCGCTGCTGGCCATGGAGATGCTCGCCCGGACCCGCGTCGTGTTCGGCATCGGCGTCACACAGATCCGCGACCTGACCCGTTCACTGCTGCGGTATCCGACGCTCGCCGCGTTCGCCGAGTCCGTGCGCCAGGCTCGGGCGGGCACGCTGGCCCATCCGGACGGCGGGAGCGTCGACTTCGCCGCCGAGACCGACCGGCGCGTTCCGGCAGTGGGCCGTGACGCCCCGGCTCCGGACCCCCGGTACCCCGGCGACGTCCTCCTCACCGGGGCGACGGGGTTCTGCGGCGCGTACATGATCGACGAACTGCTGCGCAGGACGACGGGACGGATCCTCTGCCTGGTCAGGGCCTCCGACGAGCAACACGGCATGGAGCGGCTCCGCGCGAGCCACCAGCGGTACGTCCTCAGCGATCTGTCCAGCGAGCGTGTCCAGCCGGTCGTCGGCGACCTGGGCAAGCCCGAACTGGGGCTGTCTCCCAGTCGGTTCGAGGAGCTGGGATCGACCATCGACGCCGTCTACCACTTCGGAGGCCAGGTCAACTTCATCTACGCGTACCACGACTTGCGCGCGTCCAACGTCGACGGAACATACGAGATCATCCGCCTCGCCGCCCGCCGGGCCGTCCCCGTCCACTTCACCTCCAGCATGGCGGTGCTCGCCGGATTCGGGCCGGCCGGTGTACACGAGGTGACGGAGGAGACGCCGCTGCGCTTCCCCGAGTATCTGTCGGTGGGTTACGTGGAGACCAAGTGGGTGGCCGAGGCGCTGCTGCAGAAGGCGTCCGACGCGGGCCTGCCGGTCGCCGTCTACCGCCTGATGGACATCACGGGCCGCAGCGGAACCGGCGTGATGAACACCAGCAGCGAGCTGGCCGCCCTCTTCGACTTCATCGCACGGACCGGGCTGTGCCCCGACGTCCCGCTGCCGCTGGACTTCCTGCCGGCCGACCACCTCGCCCGCGCCATCGGACACATCTCCACCCGCCGTCCCGCTCGCGGCGAGGTCTACCACCTCACCAACCCCCGTCCCACGCTGCTGAGTTCGCTCGCCGAGCGGCTGCGCCGACAGGGTCACCCGGTCCGGGAAATCCCCTACGCCGAGTGGATCGCCGCTCTGGTGAAGTACGCGGCCGGGCATCCCACCGACGCGATCACCCCGTTCGTCCCGCTCTTCGTCGACCGGTGCGCCCGCGCGGACATCACTGTGAGTGAGATGTACTTCCAGGGCGTTTTCACAGAGTTCACCCGCGACAACGCGGAACGGGCGCTGGTGGACGCCGGAATCGACATTCCGCCGGTGGACGCGGAGATGATGGACCGTTACATCGACTTCCTCCAACAGGCCGACGACGCCCGGCCGGTCAAGAGCCAAGAGCAGGGAGTGGCACGGTGGTGA
- a CDS encoding glycosyltransferase family 2 protein yields the protein MNNAPHLNDHPVLTHQPNGGGPAGHPARRSTDPSAHPLRRAEDRPPPRATVSLVVPARNEAPNIPWVFEQIPDSIDEVILVDGDSKDATVHMAQHCLPTVRHVEQSGPGKGNALRTGFLAATCDYIVMIDADGSMVPGEIPHFLHFLDNGYDFVKGSRFMAGGGSLDITPFRRLGNQVLLAAVNRLYHASLTDLCYGYCAFRRSFLEDLDLHSSGFEIETEMVAHALRSGLRIAEVPSLELPRRSGRSNLRAISDGRRVLRTLLSERPAAQAGRSKQ from the coding sequence ATGAACAACGCCCCTCACCTGAACGATCACCCTGTCCTCACCCATCAGCCCAACGGCGGCGGCCCTGCGGGACACCCGGCCCGCCGGTCCACAGACCCCTCCGCCCACCCACTGCGCCGGGCGGAGGACCGCCCCCCGCCCCGCGCCACCGTGAGCCTCGTCGTACCCGCCCGCAATGAGGCGCCCAACATCCCGTGGGTCTTCGAACAGATCCCGGACAGCATCGACGAGGTCATTCTGGTCGACGGCGACTCCAAAGACGCCACTGTGCACATGGCGCAGCACTGCCTGCCCACCGTCCGCCACGTCGAGCAGAGCGGCCCAGGCAAGGGCAACGCCCTGCGCACCGGGTTCCTCGCCGCGACCTGCGACTACATCGTGATGATCGACGCGGACGGCAGCATGGTGCCCGGGGAGATCCCGCACTTCCTGCATTTCCTGGACAACGGCTACGACTTCGTGAAGGGCTCACGATTCATGGCCGGCGGCGGCTCACTCGACATCACACCCTTCAGGCGCCTGGGCAATCAGGTCCTGCTGGCCGCCGTAAACCGCCTGTACCACGCCTCACTGACCGACCTCTGCTACGGGTACTGCGCCTTCCGCCGCAGCTTCCTGGAAGACCTCGACCTGCACTCCTCCGGTTTCGAAATCGAGACCGAGATGGTCGCGCACGCGCTCCGCTCCGGTCTGCGCATCGCCGAGGTGCCCAGCCTTGAACTCCCCCGCCGCAGCGGCCGCTCCAACCTGCGTGCCATATCCGACGGCCGCCGAGTGCTGCGCACGCTGCTCTCCGAGCGCCCCGCCGCCCAGGCCGGACGGAGCAAGCAGTGA
- a CDS encoding aminotransferase class I/II-fold pyridoxal phosphate-dependent enzyme, which yields MVAYVLCVIPPTVVYLTVPSRHTTSWALIGLGSVAAILVGVHRNRPAHRWPWLLLAAANLAFTGGDTTYNLLEAAFNEQNPFPSPADVFYLATYPLFAAGIFGIIHFRFPARDRAGLLDALILTSGLALLSWVHLINPIAQTEGQTWLERAISVAYPLGDVLILAMLVGLVSLGGIRERSVQLLAVGTVGILVSDVLYGVLQLKGTWQVGTPMDLGWVVFFTAWGLAALHPSMVRLTEPMAQPGLGSTKWRLAALAGASLIAPAMLLAQSLRGHAHDVPVTAVFSGLMFLFVLARLWGLVDEHRKAVARERSLRVAAVSLVAAVSPEEVAGAVRAAAATLFGQRQEAAHAAVLLVFDRDRSSLLPVGIPEPRSAWSLDGGRPGQSPSELLSRGTRLIDVGDLGPEVAGALAPSPAALLCPLRLEASGAQEPLIGALLLAGPVKRLKELSGPAESLAAQAALALARVGLNEEINRRRSEAYFRTLVHNTSDVILIVDDDDTVRYASPSAYEMFGRDLQVNTPLAQLVAPRDHQRALHTLERVRAGDGVDSGQDIRDDWQVVRGEEGRLDVEVRCRNLRHEQTVHGVVLTLRDVTEQRQLERELVHRAFHDSLTGLPNRVLLLERIERALLRGRRDAGLTGVLFVDLDDFKVVNDMMGHSVGDELLVAVAQRLTAALRLSDTAARLGGDEFAILMEGARDPADAEALAEQIVGTLGRPFRLVSGSTSVSACVGVAIAHPGDEAEELLGHADLALYAAKTAGKRQWQRYRPDLHTGMAERHELRASLAGAITKQSFAMRYQPIVEIVTGNVVGFEALIRWPHSRRGLVPPDQFINLAEETGQIMPLGAWVLERAATDVARWQQLRPRPESLRLNVNVSARQFRDARFVDEVRQVLDRSGLAPGSLVLELTESVLVRRDEQIRAAMGTLKELGVSLAIDDFGTGFSSLSYLREFPIDVLKVDKSFIDDIVTDGQQVALVEGIVRIADVLGLQVIAEGIENDGQRDLLGAMGCRYGQGFLFARPMAAAEAQRFLMVNQERQFAGRQSSTVPRGSRRTSLPAAAAAARRTQHWDELAQLRRESRMCDAVIDEVRGRRIRSGDHWLTDFASCNYLGFDLDPEIMDAIEPHVRRWGTHPSWSRLIGNPRLYPQIEAQLADLLGAPDVLLLPTITLIHASVIPVLAAGRRGGGHVFVEARAHRTMYDGCLVAQEQGATVRRFHADRPDELTRLLRASPVGAPRLVCVDGVNSMTGNLPNLPELLRICRREGALLYVDDAHGFGVIGERGAAETSPYGMRGNSVVRHFGESYDDIVLVGGFSKAYSSLLAFVTAPPALKAHLKVAAGPYLYSGPSPTASLATALAGLDVNERRGDAIRADLHRKTARVLDHTRGLDLATPNTDGLPIIEIPLAEDADLTAVGEYLWDKGVYVTLAAYPLVPRDQVGFRVQITARNTDDEIDRLNDVLTSVAERFPVRRTAAAGGRP from the coding sequence ATGGTGGCGTACGTCCTTTGCGTAATCCCCCCCACCGTCGTCTACCTCACCGTCCCCTCCCGCCACACCACAAGCTGGGCCCTCATCGGCCTCGGCTCAGTAGCCGCAATCCTCGTCGGCGTCCACCGCAACCGCCCCGCCCACCGCTGGCCCTGGCTCCTCCTGGCCGCAGCCAACCTCGCCTTCACAGGCGGCGACACCACCTACAACCTCCTCGAAGCCGCCTTCAACGAGCAGAACCCGTTCCCCTCCCCGGCGGACGTCTTCTACCTCGCCACCTATCCGCTGTTCGCCGCCGGGATCTTCGGGATCATCCACTTCCGCTTCCCGGCCCGTGACCGCGCCGGGCTGCTGGACGCGCTGATCCTCACGTCGGGCCTCGCGCTTCTCTCCTGGGTGCATCTGATCAACCCGATCGCACAAACCGAGGGGCAGACCTGGCTGGAGCGGGCGATCTCGGTGGCCTATCCGCTGGGCGATGTGCTGATTCTGGCCATGCTCGTGGGGCTGGTCAGCCTCGGCGGCATCCGGGAACGTTCGGTGCAGCTGCTGGCGGTCGGGACGGTCGGCATCCTCGTGTCCGACGTGCTGTACGGGGTGCTCCAGTTGAAGGGGACCTGGCAGGTCGGTACGCCCATGGACCTGGGCTGGGTGGTCTTCTTCACCGCCTGGGGGCTGGCGGCCCTGCATCCGTCCATGGTGCGGCTGACCGAGCCGATGGCCCAGCCCGGGCTCGGCAGCACCAAGTGGCGGCTCGCCGCCCTCGCCGGCGCCTCGCTGATCGCGCCCGCCATGCTGCTGGCCCAGTCCTTGCGCGGACATGCCCATGATGTCCCGGTCACCGCGGTCTTCTCCGGATTGATGTTCCTGTTCGTGCTGGCCCGGCTGTGGGGTCTGGTCGACGAACACCGCAAGGCCGTCGCCCGCGAACGGAGTCTGCGCGTGGCGGCGGTGTCACTGGTCGCGGCCGTCAGCCCCGAGGAAGTGGCCGGCGCTGTCAGGGCGGCGGCAGCCACCCTCTTCGGACAACGACAGGAGGCCGCCCACGCGGCGGTGCTGCTGGTCTTCGACCGGGACCGGTCCTCGCTGCTTCCCGTGGGCATCCCGGAACCCCGCTCCGCCTGGTCCCTCGACGGCGGCCGTCCCGGCCAGAGCCCTTCGGAGCTGCTGTCCCGGGGCACCCGTCTGATCGACGTCGGTGATCTCGGCCCCGAAGTCGCCGGTGCCCTCGCGCCGTCACCCGCAGCGCTCCTGTGCCCGCTGCGACTCGAGGCCTCCGGTGCGCAGGAGCCGTTGATCGGCGCGCTGCTCCTGGCGGGCCCTGTGAAGAGACTCAAGGAGCTGTCGGGCCCGGCGGAGTCGCTGGCCGCGCAGGCCGCGCTGGCGCTGGCCCGGGTCGGACTCAACGAGGAGATCAACCGCCGTAGGAGCGAGGCGTACTTCCGCACCCTCGTGCACAACACCTCCGACGTTATCCTCATTGTCGACGACGACGACACCGTCCGGTACGCCAGCCCTTCGGCGTACGAGATGTTCGGGCGTGATCTGCAGGTGAACACCCCGCTGGCCCAGCTGGTGGCGCCGAGGGACCACCAGCGCGCCCTGCACACGCTGGAGCGCGTCCGGGCCGGGGACGGCGTGGACAGCGGCCAGGACATCCGCGACGACTGGCAGGTCGTACGAGGTGAGGAAGGACGCCTCGACGTCGAGGTCCGGTGCCGGAACCTGCGTCACGAGCAGACCGTGCACGGTGTCGTCCTCACCCTGCGGGACGTGACCGAGCAACGCCAGCTCGAACGCGAACTCGTCCACCGGGCCTTCCACGACTCGCTGACCGGACTGCCCAACCGGGTCCTGTTGCTCGAGCGTATCGAGCGTGCCCTGCTGCGCGGCCGCCGCGATGCCGGTCTCACCGGTGTGCTCTTCGTCGACCTCGACGACTTCAAGGTCGTCAACGACATGATGGGCCACTCGGTCGGCGACGAACTGCTGGTCGCCGTGGCGCAGCGGCTGACCGCCGCGCTGCGGCTCAGCGACACCGCGGCCCGGCTGGGGGGCGACGAGTTCGCCATCCTCATGGAGGGCGCCAGGGATCCGGCCGACGCCGAGGCGCTCGCCGAGCAGATCGTAGGGACCCTGGGCCGCCCGTTCCGGCTGGTCAGCGGATCCACCAGCGTCTCGGCCTGCGTCGGTGTGGCGATCGCGCACCCTGGCGACGAGGCCGAGGAACTCCTCGGCCACGCCGACCTCGCCCTGTACGCGGCCAAGACCGCGGGCAAGCGGCAGTGGCAGCGCTACCGTCCCGACCTGCACACCGGCATGGCCGAACGCCACGAACTTCGGGCCTCTCTGGCCGGCGCGATCACCAAGCAGTCCTTCGCCATGCGTTACCAGCCGATCGTGGAGATCGTCACCGGCAACGTCGTCGGATTTGAGGCTCTGATCCGCTGGCCGCACAGCAGACGCGGACTGGTGCCGCCGGACCAGTTCATCAACCTGGCCGAGGAGACAGGGCAGATCATGCCGCTCGGTGCCTGGGTGCTGGAGCGCGCCGCCACCGACGTCGCCCGCTGGCAGCAGCTGCGGCCAAGGCCCGAATCCCTCCGTCTCAACGTCAATGTGTCGGCCCGTCAGTTCAGGGACGCCCGGTTCGTGGACGAGGTGCGTCAGGTCCTCGACCGCTCGGGTCTGGCTCCGGGGTCGCTGGTCCTGGAACTCACCGAGTCGGTGCTCGTACGGCGCGACGAACAGATCCGGGCCGCCATGGGCACCCTGAAGGAACTCGGGGTCTCCCTCGCCATCGACGACTTCGGCACCGGATTCTCCTCGCTCAGCTATCTGCGCGAGTTCCCCATCGACGTACTCAAGGTGGACAAGTCCTTCATCGACGACATCGTCACCGACGGCCAGCAGGTCGCCCTGGTCGAGGGCATCGTGCGCATCGCCGACGTCCTCGGTCTCCAGGTGATCGCCGAGGGCATCGAGAACGACGGGCAGCGCGATCTGCTCGGGGCCATGGGCTGCCGCTACGGGCAGGGTTTTCTGTTCGCCCGGCCGATGGCGGCGGCCGAGGCACAGCGGTTCCTGATGGTGAACCAGGAACGGCAGTTCGCCGGACGGCAGTCCTCGACCGTGCCGCGCGGCAGCCGACGCACTTCCCTGCCCGCAGCCGCAGCCGCGGCACGTCGTACGCAGCACTGGGACGAACTCGCGCAGCTGCGCAGAGAAAGCCGGATGTGCGACGCGGTGATCGACGAGGTACGCGGCCGGCGCATCCGCAGCGGCGACCACTGGCTGACCGACTTCGCCTCCTGCAACTACCTGGGCTTCGACCTCGACCCCGAGATCATGGACGCCATCGAGCCGCACGTCCGCCGCTGGGGCACTCACCCCAGCTGGTCGCGGCTGATCGGCAATCCCCGCCTGTATCCGCAGATCGAGGCACAGCTGGCCGATCTGCTGGGCGCCCCCGACGTGCTTCTCCTCCCGACGATCACCCTGATCCACGCGTCGGTGATACCGGTGCTCGCGGCCGGCCGACGCGGCGGTGGGCATGTCTTCGTCGAGGCCCGGGCCCACCGCACCATGTACGACGGCTGTCTGGTGGCCCAGGAACAGGGAGCGACGGTACGCCGCTTCCACGCGGACCGTCCCGACGAACTGACCCGGCTGTTGCGCGCGTCTCCCGTCGGCGCCCCCAGACTTGTCTGCGTCGACGGCGTCAACAGCATGACCGGCAACCTCCCCAATCTGCCGGAGCTGCTCCGCATCTGCCGCCGCGAGGGCGCGCTGCTCTACGTCGACGACGCCCACGGCTTCGGAGTGATCGGGGAACGCGGCGCCGCCGAGACGTCCCCGTACGGCATGCGCGGCAACAGTGTCGTACGGCACTTCGGGGAGTCGTACGACGACATCGTCCTGGTCGGCGGCTTCTCCAAGGCGTACTCGTCCCTGCTGGCCTTCGTCACCGCGCCGCCCGCCCTCAAGGCGCATCTGAAGGTCGCCGCCGGCCCCTACCTCTACTCGGGGCCCTCCCCGACCGCCTCCCTCGCCACCGCGCTCGCGGGCCTGGACGTCAACGAGCGCCGGGGCGACGCGATCCGGGCCGATCTGCACCGCAAGACCGCCCGGGTCCTGGACCACACACGCGGCCTCGACCTGGCCACCCCGAACACCGACGGACTGCCCATCATCGAGATCCCGCTCGCCGAGGACGCCGATCTCACGGCCGTCGGTGAGTATCTGTGGGACAAAGGGGTCTACGTCACGCTCGCCGCCTATCCGCTGGTGCCGCGCGACCAGGTCGGCTTCCGGGTCCAGATCACCGCGCGGAACACCGATGACGAGATCGACCGCCTCAACGACGTACTGACCTCGGTGGCCGAGCGATTCCCCGTGAGGCGGACCGCCGCGGCGGGGGGTCGGCCATGA
- a CDS encoding class I SAM-dependent methyltransferase, whose translation MSVRAHGRGAPGTPTNRRNADADWDRWPVDAYLDENYRRIHPSDAAVIRHHAALYRTLAPGSVARSLECGAGPNLYPLMQAAAAGRRIDAVEPGASNIAYLTRQLRDGPDPHWAAFYALCRELDPALPARLSDALARVRVVPGSARTLPDGAYDLASMNFVAESVTEDLGEFAALCRAFIRSVHPGGRLVAAFMENMPSYRIASGTRWPACPVGADTVHDVFDPYTEDLRIRRVRKDPTLPEYGDTGMVLLRAVRREAA comes from the coding sequence ATGAGCGTGAGGGCCCACGGGCGCGGTGCACCCGGCACACCCACGAACCGGCGCAACGCGGACGCCGACTGGGACCGCTGGCCCGTGGACGCCTACCTGGACGAGAACTACCGCAGGATCCACCCGTCCGACGCGGCGGTCATCCGGCATCACGCCGCCCTGTACCGGACGCTGGCGCCGGGAAGCGTCGCCCGTTCCCTGGAGTGCGGCGCCGGACCCAACCTCTACCCCCTCATGCAGGCCGCCGCGGCCGGCCGCCGTATCGACGCCGTCGAGCCCGGAGCGAGCAACATCGCCTATCTCACGCGGCAGTTGCGCGACGGCCCGGACCCGCACTGGGCGGCCTTCTACGCCCTGTGCCGGGAACTCGACCCCGCCCTGCCCGCCCGCCTCTCCGACGCCCTGGCACGGGTACGGGTCGTGCCGGGCAGCGCCCGCACCCTGCCGGACGGCGCCTACGACCTGGCGTCGATGAACTTCGTGGCCGAAAGCGTCACCGAGGACCTGGGTGAATTCGCCGCCCTGTGCCGTGCGTTCATCCGCTCCGTCCACCCGGGCGGACGGCTCGTCGCCGCCTTCATGGAGAACATGCCCAGCTATCGCATCGCCTCCGGGACGCGCTGGCCGGCCTGCCCGGTGGGTGCGGACACCGTTCACGACGTCTTCGACCCGTACACGGAGGACCTGCGGATCAGGCGCGTACGCAAGGACCCGACTTTGCCCGAGTACGGGGACACCGGCATGGTGCTGCTGCGTGCCGTACGGCGTGAGGCCGCCTGA
- a CDS encoding leucyl/phenylalanyl-tRNA--protein transferase — protein sequence MSRRPCWEALDVLKAAPDGPVAFGADLSPADLLAAYRAGAYPFPASDEYALALNEVVFADQVQEGRIPLMGEESADPYAVSWWSPDPRPVLPVSAPHLSRSLARRLRNRLSWSTSLDRRFEAVVRECRADRVPLWLTDELIESLMRLRELGPAHSVEVWEDGEDGDLIGGVFGIQVGSVFSMDSMFFHRPGASKVAVADLAARFAQAGGELLDAQRDSPHIRDLGCVLMPREQYVHHLRHTEHNTLPLPTATLPASRLAQPTGSR from the coding sequence GTGAGCCGACGCCCTTGCTGGGAGGCGCTGGACGTGCTCAAAGCGGCGCCCGACGGTCCGGTGGCCTTCGGCGCCGACCTCAGTCCCGCCGACCTCCTGGCGGCGTACCGCGCCGGGGCCTATCCGTTCCCGGCATCCGACGAGTACGCCCTCGCCCTCAACGAGGTGGTCTTCGCCGATCAGGTCCAGGAAGGCCGCATCCCGCTCATGGGCGAGGAATCGGCCGATCCCTACGCCGTCTCCTGGTGGTCGCCCGACCCCAGGCCCGTGCTGCCCGTCTCGGCCCCGCACCTCAGTCGTAGCCTCGCCCGGCGGCTGCGCAACCGGCTGTCGTGGTCGACCAGCCTGGACCGGCGGTTCGAGGCGGTGGTCCGCGAATGCCGGGCCGACCGCGTCCCCCTGTGGCTCACCGACGAGCTGATCGAGAGCCTGATGCGCCTGCGCGAACTGGGTCCCGCGCACAGCGTCGAGGTGTGGGAGGACGGCGAGGACGGCGATCTCATCGGCGGGGTCTTCGGCATCCAGGTCGGATCGGTCTTCAGCATGGACTCGATGTTCTTCCACCGTCCCGGTGCCTCCAAGGTCGCGGTGGCCGACCTCGCGGCGCGCTTCGCACAGGCCGGCGGCGAGTTGCTGGACGCGCAGCGGGACAGCCCGCACATCCGCGACCTGGGTTGCGTTCTCATGCCCCGAGAGCAGTACGTACATCACCTCCGCCACACCGAGCACAACACCCTCCCGCTGCCTACCGCCACCTTGCCCGCGAGCCGCCTCGCCCAGCCGACGGGATCGCGCTGA